CAATTAAATATTTGGTTAAACCACATTTGCGAGATAATAAACACTAaccaaaaggaaaaaaaaaacaaaaagaaaactgcCACGACTAGacattttctttaaatacatttaaccaataaaaaaataaatcttcgCACGTGCAATTAACAAAATTCGTTTTTCGTCTTCATTTATCGGTACTATAAAAAGCTCGAATTTATTGATCTTTCGTAAGCAACTTCATCGGGGCTGATTCTGATGTTATCCAATGAACATCGAGGTTGGGATGCATTATTTGAAATGACGCTGTCTTCGAATGGCGATTGCTCGTGGCTGCTATAAGAAGTCTGGCTGTGGAGCAGAGGAAGTCCAAGAATGATTCGAATGTTGTCGGTGAGATGGTCGGATTCTTTGATCTGGTAATATATACCTTCGGCTTTGTTGAGCATAGTCGCCATATCTAGATTTCCATTTAAATCGTTTATGTGCTACAAAACAAagttaaatgttaataatatgAGGTATAAAACATTCATGTACAAGCAAAGttcacatttgaaaaaataaaacagttttagGTAGCGTAAATTTTATAGTTGACATAAATCCAAAGGTAAAAGTCCACAGGTGCTAAATCGGGATTGCGTGGAAGCCAGCCTATGTCACCTCTCCTGGAGGAcaggaaaaatttcaaatcgtGGCAGTGTGTGAGGTTTTTGCTGAAACCATGTTCTTTGATTATAACCATTAAAGTATTGTAGACATCTGTACATAAAACTCTGAATTCACTGTAACTGCGCGTCTTCATTTATCTTCAACAAAGTAAGGGCCTATCATTTTTTACGCTGACATGTCTGATATTTCTGTTTTGGATTGGTTGCACTCCAGTGCTTGTTGACGTACCCATTAAGATGCAAATAAGCTTCatccaaaaacaaaatgttgGAAAACGTTGGAAAGCACTCAATCATCTGGTTTCAAAGTCAAGTTTCTGAATACATTCCCAAGAGCCAAGCTCCTAATAGCTTCTTTCATGCAATAAGCAATATAAAGGTGAACTTTGCTCTAAGACACCTTGTATAACTTTtcaagagaaaaattttaaatacaatgttTCGCTCTTGTAAATTGAATTAGTTGTAAAAAATATAGGGGAATTTGAAGTATTTAATTGTTCTAGTACactatttttacataattttattagGATAAAAATCGATCAGTATTGAGTAATAAGAGTTGAGAGGTTTAGGtctagataataaaaattttgtcaaagtaatttaaattgagaaaaaataaatgtttgtgaATAGTCaaagtttctttattttctagtcTTGAAAAATTGTGGTAGCCAAAAACAAACCAGCAATTTGGCATctgagttattttttttatatatttcattaataaaaattgaagtaagAATCTATGGtgggagaaaaaaaaaattccattttgttacatgtccaataaactttttgtttattggattcttgataaaatttctcaaaaagttGATGTTGCATTTTAATATTCCACAGCTAGATTTCGAAATATAATATTACGAGggcgagaaaaaaattttctaatttctttcatatcaaatgtattttttgtcCCTGTAGCAtcgtatatttataatttttttgttttgtactaataactaataataatacagaATAAGCTATGAAAACTATTAATTCCAATAAAGCGTTATACAGGGGgtcataaattatttgtttataaacagttacaaatattgattttatttaataatgaccctgtatatttttctattcttggattttgtagataattttaggCAAAATTTCTTCCCAATAAGGAATATTTTccaagttattcaaaaaatattattttaatagaaacGCACTGtgtatttggatatttttttgtttttggcaGAAGCACAAATGCAATAGAAGCTATTGAAAAAATAGGCATTTCAATCTAGCACTATACAGGGTGCTCTGAATTATTCATTTCAGTTTAATACTAAAGtcgatatttttaaatgaaagaccctgtatattcatattttcgtatCCTGCAGACAAATTCAGGCCAAATTTCTTCTCCAcgtcaaattattttcaattcattcaatgtaaaatcataaattataacttttttaccaaaacaaatttatacagaaaattattttaaccaAAACACCCTGtgtattttcgaatttttcgttTTGAGCCGAAGCACTGATGTAATAGAAGCCTTTAAAAGTATTCACTTTTATCTAGTACTATACAGGGTTTCCCGAgttgtttatttcaattgaatgtcaaatatcaatttttttgaatgaaaaaccctgtatatttttaaattttcgaattatgtAGACAATTTCAGGCCAAAtatcttttcaatatattcagtGTCAAATCATGAATTATGACTTTGGagttttttgtacaaaacatGTTCATttaaagtataatttttaaccaaacaccctatatatttttgcatttttcaattttagagaCATGATCTGATGTAAGACATACCATCAAAAGTCATTTCAATCCAACAATGTACAGGATGTCCTGAATTATTTACTCGAATTTAGTGTCAAATATTGATGGATTTAAAtgaaagaccctgtatatttttattttttcggttATGTATACAATTTTAGGCCAAATTCTTTTTCAACAACGAATCCTTTCCaatgtatttaatattaaatcgtAAATTAGGACTTAAgaagttttttaacaaaataagttcctttaaaatgatatttttaatagaaacaccctatatatttccataaatttgATTTCTAGTTGATTCATAGATGTAAGACAAGCCATTAAAAGTACTAATTTAAATCTAGTATAATACAGGGGGTCCTAAatcatttatatgaatttaatatcaAGAATAGTACTTTTAAATTGcaaaaccctgtatattatgaCATTTTcgagttttatatataattttttttccaaaaaacgaaGAATCTTCGAGTTAatcaatgtttataaaattgaattaagaCTTCgacatttttttgacaaaataagttcctttacaatatttttaatcaaacaccctatatatactCGAACTAACCATAATACAGTGTgtactaaatttttgtttaaattgatattaaataataattccagTAAGATCCTGTAACTTCAGATATATTTcaacaagaaaacaaaatgaattggAGAAAATTAAGGATTAAGTACCTATCTTAAAAATCAcaagatatattgaaatttatcaataaaaactcACTTTTAATATCTCAGTAAATccataattattttggaaaatattttgcgCTTCCGTTTCCAAAATAGCTACACCGACAAGCAAATGGAAATTCTCGCAGGGATAACCTGTCCACAGAACCTCCCAAAATCTCATCACGTCCTCCAAACTAAGTTCACGTTTGAACCAAACTAGTAACCATCTGAAGCAGAAAAACATGTTACCCGAATCGTGAGTATCTAAATAATTGGCTAATTGAGGATTGACGAAAGCGAGGAGTGTATGCAGATTGTTGAGCTGATCCTTCATTCCAGCTTGATCGATATCGAAATTTCGACTCTGAAAAATAACAAGCGAAATTATTGGGATCAAATGGACCGGAACTATTAATTCcgataataatcaatatttttattactcaCCACTTTGTTCATGAATCCTACAAAACACCAAAAGGAATCGACTTCGTTATCTAGCAGCATCAGTATCGGACTCAATAAATCGCTCATCCCTTGTACGTAACCTAAATCGAAGTTGTACATTATGTAGGTCATGAGTATATCGTTTAAAGTTTGCAAATTTGGATTGTCTTCTCCGGcgaaataaactaaatttcTGTCTGTTCTATTGACATCTTTTTCTATCAAGCTTTTCCTTTCTCTGTAATCGGAAAAATTTTCCTCTTGAACTTTTGACATTCGTTTCCATTGCAATTTCATGTTGTAATATTCGTCGCTTTTAATAGccaatattttttgtctttcGGTTTCAGTACTAGACCAAGGGTAGTAATCTAGGAGGAACTTCCACACTTCCGATCGTAGACAGGGTACAACCCcctaaaaaatagaaaaataattccaaaaaaacaCAGGGTATTGAATTTCCATTACGAGGTCGTCACCCTCGCCTCACCTCAGGGTTGATATTTATAACTTTGGAAAAACAGTAAAagattaatatttgttattatagaAACCTGTTTCGTTTATCAAAAAACGACTATGTAAATGACAAAATGACGAATTAAACGTTTCCacaatgttaaaataaaaaaaatacaaaagggTGAAACAATATGTCACCACCAATTTAAATCAAAGTTGTTTGCACTACCCTAGCCTAACCTAGTAAAACGCTATAAAacatatctaaaaatatatttaaaaatgtaaaaaaattagagaGACACAAACAAGTCAAATAAATACTGATACAACCAAAAGAATAAGGGAAAACCTCAAATGAAACAGTTATATTACTCACCCCTCGAAATATAAGATTTTTGACACTATCTACGTCTTCAATTATTCCTTCTGAATTCATATGACTCCTCCATTGCTCAACGGAAAGAGGATCGCATCTAGGAAAATCTTTTCTGTCCGGTATTTTCGCTACTACTTCATAATCACCCTGTGAATGTGTCATAGTGTTTTCATATTCCGATAAACTCCTGTTCAAGTCTTCTTTAACATTATCATCAATTTCTCTTTGTTCCGGGCTTCTGTAaactatataataatagttAAATGAATAATGtccaatataaaataaattttaatcaattcGATTTTGCATGAGTATTAGCATATGAAGCTACaattataaacacaaaaaccaagtaaaatattttttttatagtaaacatCATTAACATGAAGCATGAGGCAAATCCAAACTAAGAATCTACCTAGACCTCGGTCAAggatttatttttcatgtgGCCTTGGAACGTTGGCCTCAATTTTAATGACTCTTCAGTGTATGCAATTGAGATTTCAGAAGTAAGACAGGTTTAAACACCTATATTCTTCAATACATCAAGGGTTTTGCAGACAACAATCCATGGTTTGATAAAAATGCCCTAGAGCGGTCAACAACAAAAATAGCGATCAAATCTTGGTAAAAAAATCGTACATACTGTTATCTCGATCCAAGGCATTTGTGTTATCGTTCAAATCAGCCGCCCCAATAAATTTGACCCAAAACTGCTGACCTGACTTTACTGTTATTACCTCTGTAGATGCTATCCAACATAATCCCATCTAGAGCAATATTTTAAAGAACTAGTTGACAGGTAAACTTGGCTCATAAACACCTGCAGATGTCCAGAATGTCAATATATCGAGActtctttctttggagaagtgcaagcctgtggatcACTTATTAAGGCACGTCGTTCCAGAACATTACAACCTACAGAAATTTAAGATCAATATCCAAAGGCATCTTCACAAGGCAGGCATCCCTTtgagtgtaatagggtttagTAACCTTTTGTGCttactttttacataaaaaatgataaataagaaGACCAAAGAAAGTTTGGATGGTCAAAATAAACAAAGCAATTGAGAACAGAAGGATGAACCTATACAAGTATTATCACAAATAAAAGACTGAAGGAAATGGAAAGAATTTTGGAAGACTCCATGAGAAAAGAAACTGAACCCCACTCTTACACCTGTAAGAGTAGATAGGCATAAGGATTAAGTAAGTTAGATCTTAAAAAACAAGAATTATAGTTTGTAAGTGATTTTACATcaagaataaaaaagtttgtaactTTTTATTGGTATCAATCGACTTGTCTCATTAAGCTATGTCATACAACGCCCCTTTAAATATACTTTtaccattttttataatatgtagTAGCTTCACACTCTAATTTAATGACTTACCATAATCTGTGACCTTTGCAAAAGCCTCAAAAGTAGCTTCATAAGGATgatctttcaaatttttaaaaacactccATAAAGTCCTCGAATCATGTTGGATGTTGAGTTCTGCAAACGACCTATCCAACTGTTGAAACTCGAAATTAGCGTCGTAAACTATATACAGATGTTTATCCCGTTTTGATACACTAATTTTTAACATCCTTTTCAAAATCGACAGGAGCATCTCACAATTCCCATGTTGAAATCCAAATATATACAAACAATCCGCTTTTCCGtcgtaaaatgaaatttgacgGTTTTTACTGGCAACTCTGAAGCTCTTGATTTCTTCAAAACTGAATTTGATACATTTGATTCTGTTCTGATAATCTGCGGGGTAATTACCACTTAAAGTTCTAGTTCTCTTTTGAATTGTATTCACAACTGCCCATTCTTGATCTTGAATATCAGAATCAACTGTAATATCGTTTGGTTTCCATTCAACGAATCTCTTGTTATTAGAATTTAAAGATTGTGATAAATATAAAGTTCCTATTGTATTTACAAATGTTATGTGTGTTGCTGGTGCTTGTTTAAGTAATACTCCATCTTGGGAAAAAATTTCTTCACAATCTTCAAGGCAATCTTCCATTTTATGActgcaatgaaaaaattatatattgattaaaatgtGGAATTAGAATATGTACTTTAGACACACCCAAATTTTTAATAGTCGTATCCCCTATAAAATTGGTAATACTAGTTTTGTTTagaaaatatcatataaaaaatttttagattaatacaaaaattgtatttgatcAAATAGACTTAGTAAATCATTTAATGCCTTCacgaaataatgaatatattgttaataaaaactttcaCAAGATAAATGAcagatttttcatatttagaagttatacaaataaattacgatctaaattaataaatcatattaTAACTTTGCTTTCAACTAAATTACTTTTAAtgtagaaaatgatttttttttattgtttagtggtaataatattaatataaacaaattactcACGACGACGTTGAAATAAAGCGAtgtgaaatgttttatttattttaacttaaaCTATTTACCTATTGTAGTTgaagaataaatgaattatttaaatcttattctattttattattacaaatatatgtacgttgttactaaaaaaaaacaaattggacATTGACAAATAATGAATCATGGATGTCATATTTGTTTGGCTATAGAGAGATACAAAACATAGAGGTTTCAATAGTGGTCGGCTTATCCAAATACTTATAAGAATGATTTCTACGATAAGTTGATTAtattaattgtgtttttttcgttcaacattttgtataattttaatatgtacGTTGTTACTAGAAAAAGCAAGTTTGATATTGACAAATAATGAATTATGAATGTCATATTTGTTTGCCTATAGAGAGATAAAAAACATAGAGGTATCAATTGCGGCCATCTTTTCAAAACACGTTCAACATTTTGTTTCATCTGTAATAACACTATTAAAATAAGCTGTATTTTAAAATACTGTGTAATCTGTGAGCAAAACTCCGGATAACATGATCATTTCGAGACCAAAAGCACCAAATCAGCTGTCATCAATCAGCTCTAAAAAACAGAACAGCGTTGCCACTTGACGCATAATTACCAATTCAACGTAAAATTATAAAcatcaaatattgatattatttcttttagcATAACAACCACTTTTTGGGacgaaaaatgtattttaatataatttttgtgaaaatctgATCATTTTGATACACCTGCGCCATAAATTCATAACAGACACTTGACCACGCTGTATACTTTTCTGTGATATTAATACAGcggaaaatgaatatttttgcatttttatttaGTCTATACACTAAACAAAACACTGCGtagcgaaaaaaaaaacgatatagCCACGTTTTCAAGagaaaaattctcaataaaattggaaataataaatctaaaatataaaataataaatctaaaatcGACAAATCACACAATAACTTACGgaaaaagcatttgtttaccccacggcgggTATTTTCAAATGGGCATCAGCTGACTTATGACAATTTGTTAGATTATTCAATTGATTTCGGTTGTACCTTTCAAAATAGACATTGATAGAAGGTATGGAGGGTAAAGAGAGGCAGAACAATCTGCGTATATGAAAAATGTGCGTCGAAATGCGTTGAATAAGAGTAGCGCCACATTAGAATCAGGGCTAGGTTATATTTACGACATTATTTTGtggagatatttaataattaatttctttagtTGAATAGTATATCAAATGTTTTAACTCGGTATACTTCAATTCATTCACAATTGTGTTACATTGATACAATACCCCATCTCTATACCAGCACCATTCGTGAAGGTTTTGTGAATTGTTAATTATCGTGTACAGCTGGAGATTTTTCTCCCAAAAGAATATTTCTCCttttctttatcatttataCTACAAGAATAGCAAATCTCTAGACTGATAATGACAAAATgtctaacctaaaaaataatagtttcacATCTCGTCAAGAGATGGCGCTAGATACCTCAATCGCACGTATAACTCGTAACAATGCGGTTGTTTAGAACTATCTTTCTAAACAAGGATGAATAATAGAAATCGTCGTTATTCACTGGGCTATTAAGTTTGTtaacgaaattttatatttatctctCCGAAGGAGTCAAGAAAGGGTCACAATTTCAGAACGTTTTCCATCTGCTTTTTATTCAGTTTGAATATTGACTTAAACGTTCAAATCGAATCTTTACTGCTGCTGGTCGCCGATAAGAGAGACCGAATCGTCGGTATTCGCTGAGAAGAACTAATCGATTACTCTCATGAATACGAATCTTTTCTATCgcctcataataatatacataCTGTATACTTAGCATCCTTTTAGTGTGGTAGCTTGTGCTTCGAAAAAATAGTAGCCAGGGAAGTTATCGCAATTTGTTACATTATTAGAGTTATAgcttttcatagtttttttttaattaaaatatcgtAGATTGTATTTAAACGTTTACAAGAGAACACAGGAGCTTTTAGTTGAGTTAAACTATTCATCAAAGTATTTAACTCAATTGATGAGGAATTACAAACTATGATAAtcgttatattataaaaatactaataattatttgaaaaactgatattttcattattatttttacattttgtatttaaaaacaataaaatcggCAATTTATCTCTGAAAATGtacttaaaatattatttaggaGAATGTCGGGATTTTTTCgaagaaaatgaatataatttaagcaatttttttaaaattaaaggttaggttaagttgtaTTATGTTAGGTTATGCCGGTTAAGCTCCCAAATTGATAACTGACGAGGAATGAGTAGGCATATGGAAACCCTCACAATCCAATGCAATGTGAGAAAAAGCACTTCAACCTATTCACCCAGCTTTCGCATTGTTGTAAAGCTTCATTAGGGACTAAAGTCAATACAGTGAAATAAAACTATGGGGATAAGCAGAAAATTCGAAATAGGCGTTATTGTTATGAAAATGAAGTAGAATGATCTATAACTTTTCTGTGAGCTCCCCCCCCATCACAAAATTAATCACTAACTAAAGGAATAAAGGAGACAAGAGAGTGAGAAAATGTGTGtatggaaaaaagttttattaaacaAATCTAAGTAACAAATAGAATCAAAGAATGCTTGGGTCGTAATAACACACACACTTACTTGGCTTTTTTaccattttgagaaaaatggtTCATCTTTGAGATGCTGCAGCTCGTTCCCTATTGATCCTAGAGCAAAAAGTGGAGTATAGGGAATTTGATGCTCAATAACTTtgtatagaaattatttttcgctAGAACCACTCTTTTTCGAGATATTgcgaaaaaatcgaaatatatcCGAAAATTTCGAGGCTTTTCGGCTACCAAAAGTAGTGCCAAGCTCAGATTTAGTCACAATTCTTATATTTCACTCTTTATAATCATTAAAAGGTGTAATCATTGTAAGGTGAACCCTTTTTTTTGGTCTCTGAGAAATGGACTAAATTGCCGTCACATAAATTCGTAAAGTAAATCTACTTGTGTCCGATGAGATTTCCAAGTTTGGTCTTTCTTGCTCTGTActtctttttgtgttttcagTACTACCTAATGGCTGaattagatttaaataaaaaatatgccgTTATCATCATTACCAAACccggaaa
This genomic interval from Diorhabda sublineata isolate icDioSubl1.1 chromosome 7, icDioSubl1.1, whole genome shotgun sequence contains the following:
- the LOC130446727 gene encoding TBC1 domain family member 15, coding for MEDCLEDCEEIFSQDGVLLKQAPATHITFVNTIGTLYLSQSLNSNNKRFVEWKPNDITVDSDIQDQEWAVVNTIQKRTRTLSGNYPADYQNRIKCIKFSFEEIKSFRVASKNRQISFYDGKADCLYIFGFQHGNCEMLLSILKRMLKISVSKRDKHLYIVYDANFEFQQLDRSFAELNIQHDSRTLWSVFKNLKDHPYEATFEAFAKVTDYVYRSPEQREIDDNVKEDLNRSLSEYENTMTHSQGDYEVVAKIPDRKDFPRCDPLSVEQWRSHMNSEGIIEDVDSVKNLIFRGGVVPCLRSEVWKFLLDYYPWSSTETERQKILAIKSDEYYNMKLQWKRMSKVQEENFSDYRERKSLIEKDVNRTDRNLVYFAGEDNPNLQTLNDILMTYIMYNFDLGYVQGMSDLLSPILMLLDNEVDSFWCFVGFMNKVSRNFDIDQAGMKDQLNNLHTLLAFVNPQLANYLDTHDSGNMFFCFRWLLVWFKRELSLEDVMRFWEVLWTGYPCENFHLLVGVAILETEAQNIFQNNYGFTEILKHINDLNGNLDMATMLNKAEGIYYQIKESDHLTDNIRIILGLPLLHSQTSYSSHEQSPFEDSVISNNASQPRCSLDNIRISPDEVAYERSINSSFL